Proteins from a single region of Belliella baltica DSM 15883:
- a CDS encoding AEC family transporter yields MTNLIIVVIFLVVGIGLQFVRQVPFSTAQYLNKYLIYVVLPILALKYIPEIELELSLLWPISIAWISFGLSWLLFGTLGKQLNWKKSLTGCLIITAGLANTSFVGFPIVRALYGEEALKIALLIDQAGSFILVSSVAIVVASIYSDEKKRKRDITRKILTFPPFIFFIIAFMLNFSGFQFSAGISAVFDLVTKTLTPVALIAVGLQIKVNGNAIRSKYLWLGLGYKLVLIPAVIFVLFGFIFRLDDFVFKVSVIETAMAPMITGSIIAISHNLEPKLASLLVGLGIPLSFVTIGIWYFILG; encoded by the coding sequence ATGACAAACCTTATCATCGTCGTTATTTTCCTAGTTGTGGGCATTGGGCTGCAGTTTGTAAGGCAAGTCCCTTTTAGTACAGCGCAGTATCTCAACAAATACCTGATCTATGTGGTGTTGCCCATTTTAGCCTTGAAATATATCCCTGAAATTGAATTAGAGCTGTCTTTGCTTTGGCCTATTTCCATTGCGTGGATAAGTTTTGGACTTTCTTGGTTGCTTTTTGGCACTTTGGGCAAACAACTCAATTGGAAAAAATCTCTTACGGGCTGTCTAATCATCACCGCAGGATTAGCAAATACTTCTTTTGTGGGTTTTCCTATCGTCCGAGCACTTTATGGAGAAGAAGCACTGAAAATAGCCTTGTTGATCGATCAGGCAGGATCCTTTATTCTTGTCAGCAGTGTTGCGATCGTCGTGGCTTCTATTTATTCAGATGAGAAAAAACGAAAGCGGGATATAACGAGAAAGATTTTAACATTTCCTCCTTTTATATTTTTCATAATTGCCTTTATGCTCAATTTTTCAGGTTTTCAATTTTCTGCTGGGATCTCTGCTGTTTTTGATTTAGTAACAAAAACCCTTACCCCTGTGGCGCTTATTGCTGTTGGGCTTCAAATCAAAGTAAATGGAAATGCTATACGCTCGAAATACCTTTGGCTAGGCTTAGGCTATAAGTTGGTGTTGATTCCGGCAGTGATCTTTGTCCTTTTTGGATTTATTTTTCGATTGGATGATTTTGTGTTCAAGGTTTCCGTCATCGAAACAGCCATGGCCCCAATGATCACGGGTTCTATCATCGCCATTTCGCACAATTTAGAACCCAAATTAGCCTCGCTATTGGTCGGATTAGGCATTCCATTGTCATTTGTGACTATTGGTATCTGGTATTTTATTCTAGGGTAA
- a CDS encoding TonB-dependent receptor, translating into MRLIILIAMCLISIGTLASQNRDITGKVIDKSSREPIPGVTVFIPELNRGVVTELDGTFSLGSLPERNITIQFSFIGYATQVEVVRLSESNNQVVIELEEAVSNIDEVVISGAYIMSKESSPISIEKVSRDAILKMPSPSLMTSLTKAPGVNEISLGPGISKPVIRGLSFSRVLSVYQGARFENQQWGADHGLGLSETGIGDIELIKGPASIIYGSGAMAGVVNLIEDKDAAAGTVEGDVNLRGYSNSLGFRTDAGAKGASENGFLWSLRAAAESHADYLDGDGNAVGNTRFNTQNIKAGVGLRKKWGDTRLRYTYLRQNLGIIDENDVSELVTSRGDRKVQLPFQDVRDHFINSETNIFVGEDRLKATFGYHFNFREEVETAEDQVDLGLRQSNFMYDIKYAKEIFSNVEAILGIQGFYLQNVNYEDANEYLIPDAKKDDRSIYFLLNYNKDKWVAQGGVRYDYRKVTADASADHIVDYGFLLPGEPADRTLTRTFDGVTASAGTTFRPSSTWRFRLNVAQGFRAPDLGELFSNGPHPGTNRFERGSADFVREQNVQSDFGIRYSKSNFSISGEVFYNHIDNYIFFAPTDDFVGDLTVWEFEQADARLYGGELELDIHPTAAKWISASTSYSMVIGQRRSDMSYLPYIPAFRWNQSVDFRLNNVGALKNPYISVLGSYIFDQNREAPLEEATPGYYLLGLNVGSQVMMGGKALDIYISGSNMLNKTYVDHLSLFRPFGVNQMGRNVALNVRIPF; encoded by the coding sequence ATGCGATTAATTATACTAATTGCGATGTGCCTTATTTCTATAGGTACATTGGCATCACAGAATAGAGATATTACAGGCAAAGTAATTGACAAAAGCTCTAGAGAGCCGATCCCAGGCGTAACTGTTTTCATTCCCGAACTCAACCGAGGCGTCGTTACAGAGTTGGATGGTACTTTTTCGCTTGGATCATTGCCAGAAAGAAATATAACTATACAGTTTTCCTTTATTGGGTATGCCACACAAGTAGAGGTGGTAAGATTGAGTGAATCAAATAATCAAGTGGTTATTGAATTGGAAGAAGCTGTTTCTAACATCGATGAAGTGGTTATCTCTGGCGCTTACATCATGAGTAAGGAAAGCTCACCTATTTCTATAGAAAAAGTTAGTCGAGATGCCATTCTCAAAATGCCTTCTCCAAGCTTGATGACCTCGCTTACCAAAGCACCTGGCGTAAATGAAATTTCTTTAGGGCCGGGGATTAGTAAGCCGGTAATTAGAGGTTTGTCTTTCAGTAGGGTTTTGTCTGTCTATCAGGGAGCAAGATTCGAAAATCAACAATGGGGAGCAGATCATGGTTTGGGTTTATCCGAAACTGGAATTGGTGATATTGAATTGATCAAAGGTCCAGCATCAATCATATATGGATCAGGTGCGATGGCAGGGGTTGTCAATTTGATTGAAGATAAAGATGCTGCAGCAGGAACTGTCGAGGGCGATGTGAATTTAAGAGGATATAGCAATTCTCTTGGTTTCCGAACTGATGCTGGTGCAAAAGGAGCAAGTGAAAATGGATTTTTATGGTCTTTGAGAGCAGCAGCAGAATCACATGCGGATTATTTGGACGGAGATGGCAATGCTGTTGGCAATACTAGGTTCAATACGCAAAATATCAAAGCAGGAGTTGGACTACGCAAAAAATGGGGAGATACCAGATTGCGTTACACGTATTTGAGACAAAACCTTGGAATCATTGATGAAAATGATGTCAGTGAATTGGTAACCAGCCGAGGAGACAGAAAAGTACAATTGCCTTTCCAAGATGTGAGAGATCACTTTATCAATTCAGAAACAAATATTTTTGTTGGAGAAGATCGGTTGAAAGCAACATTCGGCTATCATTTCAACTTTAGAGAGGAAGTCGAAACAGCAGAAGATCAAGTGGATTTGGGTTTAAGACAATCCAATTTTATGTATGACATCAAATACGCCAAAGAGATATTTTCAAATGTTGAAGCAATCTTGGGTATTCAAGGATTTTATTTACAAAATGTAAATTATGAAGATGCCAATGAATACCTGATTCCTGATGCTAAAAAGGATGATAGATCTATTTATTTTTTACTGAACTACAATAAAGACAAGTGGGTAGCGCAAGGTGGAGTTCGTTACGATTACAGAAAAGTAACCGCAGATGCCAGTGCAGACCATATTGTTGATTATGGATTCTTGCTTCCAGGAGAGCCAGCAGACAGAACATTGACAAGAACTTTTGATGGTGTCACAGCAAGTGCAGGGACCACCTTTAGACCGAGTTCGACTTGGAGGTTTAGATTGAATGTGGCACAAGGATTCAGAGCACCTGATTTGGGAGAGTTATTTTCAAATGGACCACACCCAGGAACAAATAGGTTTGAAAGAGGGAGTGCTGATTTTGTTAGAGAACAGAATGTTCAATCTGATTTTGGTATCAGATACAGCAAGTCAAATTTCTCTATCTCAGGTGAAGTGTTCTACAATCACATTGATAATTATATCTTCTTTGCGCCAACAGATGATTTTGTAGGCGATTTGACTGTTTGGGAGTTTGAGCAAGCAGATGCAAGATTATATGGAGGTGAGTTGGAATTAGATATTCACCCAACAGCAGCCAAGTGGATTTCAGCATCTACATCCTACAGCATGGTTATCGGCCAAAGAAGATCAGACATGAGCTATTTGCCCTATATCCCAGCATTTAGATGGAATCAATCAGTTGATTTCAGATTGAATAATGTAGGAGCTTTGAAGAATCCATACATCAGTGTTTTGGGTTCATACATTTTTGATCAAAACAGAGAAGCACCTTTGGAGGAAGCTACTCCAGGTTATTACTTGTTAGGACTAAATGTGGGAAGTCAAGTGATGATGGGTGGAAAAGCACTTGATATCTACATCAGTGGATCGAATATGCTCAACAAAACCTACGTCGATCACTTATCCCTCTTCAGACCTTTTGGTGTGAATCAGATGGGAAGAAATGTGGCGCTGAATGTGAGGATTCCTTTTTGA
- a CDS encoding DUF4221 family protein — MKNYLLLIFSVLLFSCGGNEKQADFSNLTVKIDTVMVDSKGEIIMGATNMFLSGFSNDNSKIYHYDAQNGEIEVIDLNLLTLERKIKVEKEGPDGVGTVWWFDFWNDSLFVFYNFTRIEFLDQNLKKVSFIDLHNSYVGKTGLGDGYMYKNNFTVLDSPKRLLSQVTTKDSNFLHFAYLDFDNEKVEIIQNTDLEKVNDFNISLIQGKSKTSIIQPIGLLSWNDKTYIFNQANNQVFEYLNQENLLQEIPIQQFKIPSQKSKPYRLETESQKEFKEQVLALDEEITYNKLVIDPESGDFYRIASLKTQASYEGSPSKWDIYLIKYDSAFNLLAEIKFVDNSKILELISEYFVKDGMVWIRVNLNDEMGFVRLKIG; from the coding sequence ATGAAAAATTACCTCTTACTCATCTTCTCTGTCCTCTTATTTTCTTGTGGAGGAAATGAAAAGCAAGCTGACTTCTCAAACCTAACTGTAAAAATTGATACTGTGATGGTGGATTCCAAAGGTGAGATTATTATGGGAGCTACCAACATGTTTCTGAGTGGGTTTTCAAATGATAATTCTAAAATATATCATTATGATGCTCAAAATGGGGAAATTGAAGTAATTGATCTTAACCTATTGACCTTAGAGAGAAAGATCAAAGTGGAAAAAGAAGGACCAGATGGAGTTGGTACTGTATGGTGGTTTGACTTTTGGAACGATAGCCTTTTTGTCTTTTACAACTTCACGAGAATTGAATTTTTAGACCAAAACCTGAAGAAGGTTTCATTTATTGACTTGCATAATTCTTATGTAGGGAAAACTGGCTTAGGGGATGGCTATATGTATAAGAATAATTTTACTGTTCTGGATAGTCCCAAAAGGCTACTCAGCCAAGTAACAACAAAAGATAGTAATTTTCTCCATTTTGCTTACTTAGACTTTGATAATGAAAAAGTAGAGATAATACAAAATACCGACCTAGAAAAAGTAAATGATTTTAATATTTCTCTCATACAAGGCAAGTCCAAAACATCAATCATTCAGCCAATTGGGCTACTTTCTTGGAACGATAAGACATACATTTTTAACCAAGCTAACAACCAAGTATTTGAATACTTAAATCAAGAAAATCTGCTTCAAGAAATTCCCATTCAACAGTTTAAAATACCTTCTCAAAAGAGCAAACCTTATCGATTGGAAACCGAATCACAAAAGGAGTTTAAAGAACAAGTACTCGCCTTAGATGAAGAAATCACTTATAATAAATTAGTTATTGATCCTGAATCTGGTGACTTTTATAGAATCGCATCATTAAAAACTCAGGCATCTTATGAAGGCAGCCCTAGCAAATGGGATATCTATCTAATCAAATATGATTCTGCGTTTAATCTTCTTGCAGAGATTAAATTTGTGGATAATAGCAAAATATTAGAGTTGATTTCCGAATATTTTGTTAAAGATGGTATGGTTTGGATTCGGGTTAATTTAAATGATGAAATGGGTTTTGTCCGTTTAAAAATTGGTTAA
- the tatC gene encoding twin-arginine translocase subunit TatC: MALDQYREEDEEEEGMSFLDHLEQLRWHLLRSVSAVLIFTIAAFLAKSIVFGKVILGPSKITFITYQVLCRISEYLNIPALCIDTLPFTIQSRQMTGQFSMHITSSLVVGLVVAFPYLFWEIWRFISPGLYSKERNAARGAVFFVSLLFFMGAGFGYFILSPLSINFLANYQLDPSILNEFDITSYVTTIVMLVLASALMFQLPVVIYFLSMSGLVSAATLKSYRRHSIVVILIVSAIITPPDVISQIIIAMPIMVLYETGIMIAKRLEKKRALEELKEKEQ; encoded by the coding sequence GTGGCATTAGATCAGTATAGAGAAGAAGACGAGGAAGAGGAGGGGATGTCCTTTTTGGATCATTTAGAGCAATTGCGTTGGCACTTGCTCCGATCTGTTTCCGCAGTTTTGATATTTACAATTGCAGCATTCCTAGCCAAAAGCATTGTATTCGGGAAAGTAATTTTAGGTCCATCAAAAATCACCTTCATTACCTATCAAGTGTTGTGTAGAATATCAGAATACCTGAATATTCCAGCACTTTGTATAGATACTCTCCCATTTACTATTCAAAGTAGGCAGATGACGGGGCAGTTTTCTATGCACATCACCTCAAGTTTGGTGGTAGGTTTAGTAGTGGCTTTTCCTTATTTGTTTTGGGAAATTTGGAGATTTATCAGTCCGGGATTATATAGTAAAGAAAGAAATGCTGCTCGTGGAGCGGTATTCTTTGTGAGTTTACTTTTCTTTATGGGTGCAGGATTTGGATACTTTATTCTATCGCCGCTATCGATAAATTTCCTTGCCAATTACCAGTTGGATCCTAGTATCCTCAATGAATTTGATATTACTTCCTACGTGACTACAATAGTGATGCTTGTATTAGCATCAGCATTGATGTTTCAGTTGCCAGTGGTGATTTACTTCTTGTCTATGTCTGGACTAGTATCAGCTGCTACTTTAAAATCTTACAGGCGACATTCAATTGTAGTCATTTTGATAGTATCGGCGATCATCACACCTCCAGACGTAATCAGTCAAATCATTATTGCTATGCCGATTATGGTGCTTTATGAAACAGGCATTATGATTGCCAAAAGGCTCGAAAAGAAAAGGGCTTTAGAAGAACTCAAAGAAAAAGAACAATAA
- the rpiB gene encoding ribose 5-phosphate isomerase B, with amino-acid sequence MSKKIAIGGDHAGFAYKKEMIVKLEAAGYEIKDFGPYSDASADYPDFVHPLADAIEKGEFEQGILICGSGNGVAITANKHQGIRAALCWNQDLAALSRQHNDANVLALPARFISFDLALELAEVFLSTEFEGGRHATRVNKIACK; translated from the coding sequence ATGTCAAAGAAAATTGCAATTGGTGGAGACCACGCTGGTTTTGCCTATAAAAAGGAAATGATTGTCAAACTTGAAGCTGCTGGATATGAAATCAAAGATTTTGGTCCTTATTCAGATGCTTCTGCTGACTATCCTGACTTTGTTCATCCATTGGCCGACGCGATTGAAAAAGGAGAATTCGAACAAGGAATCCTGATCTGTGGGAGTGGAAATGGAGTAGCGATTACGGCCAACAAGCACCAAGGAATCAGAGCAGCTTTATGTTGGAATCAAGACTTGGCAGCCTTATCAAGACAGCATAATGATGCGAATGTATTAGCACTTCCAGCAAGATTTATATCCTTTGATTTGGCTTTAGAATTAGCGGAGGTTTTTCTGTCTACCGAATTTGAAGGTGGCAGACATGCTACCCGAGTGAATAAAATTGCTTGTAAATAA
- a CDS encoding 6-bladed beta-propeller, with product MKDFGTLITVLILTIFLNSCHTKDRSNENSIVIDPMLASEFVPLSEFVDDVQFIKLETSEESIILNAKEIIIKDNFIYVIDITLKAVLIFDKKGKFISKLNKLGEGPDQYRNLGPVFVSDDESTIEVIELMGSKSKKLIYSIPDFELLDVSSFDTPFSNSWRKNGDLYYFSAQQIENYVNNEPTNAAIIIRNDNNQLSALFPKNIEKGGSGFSPFTESFTQNELNETFISLMYDNTFYQLKNKEAIPLMSVDFGSYAIDHSIGTLSLERQMEYLSAEIEGKASFPVLNFHNSRFTAFSYYYKQNGENLLHQYIKFNQNGKIYHTKSFLNDFTTFPNEVYLSSYFLAINHEIVYKDFLVDIILPWYSLNGEKEMEVEGLGLIQAEDNPIVMLMKLK from the coding sequence ATGAAAGATTTTGGAACACTTATCACTGTTTTGATTTTAACGATTTTTTTAAATTCTTGTCATACCAAAGATCGATCGAATGAAAATTCCATTGTAATTGATCCTATGTTAGCTTCTGAGTTTGTGCCGTTATCTGAATTTGTAGATGATGTACAGTTTATTAAGTTAGAAACATCAGAAGAGTCAATTATATTAAATGCAAAGGAAATTATTATAAAAGACAATTTTATCTATGTAATTGATATCACATTAAAAGCTGTTTTAATTTTTGATAAAAAGGGGAAATTTATTTCAAAGCTAAACAAACTAGGAGAAGGTCCAGATCAATATCGAAATCTAGGACCTGTATTTGTTTCTGATGATGAATCTACAATTGAAGTGATTGAATTAATGGGTAGTAAATCAAAGAAACTGATTTACTCAATTCCAGATTTTGAATTATTAGACGTAAGCTCTTTTGATACACCTTTTTCGAATTCTTGGAGAAAAAATGGTGATTTGTATTATTTTTCAGCTCAACAAATAGAGAATTATGTAAATAATGAGCCGACTAATGCAGCAATTATTATCAGGAATGATAACAATCAACTCAGTGCTTTATTTCCAAAGAATATTGAAAAAGGCGGCTCAGGTTTTTCACCTTTTACCGAAAGCTTCACTCAAAATGAGTTAAATGAAACTTTCATCTCCTTGATGTACGATAATACGTTTTATCAATTGAAAAATAAAGAAGCTATACCCCTGATGTCAGTAGATTTTGGATCTTATGCTATAGATCATTCAATCGGAACATTGTCTCTCGAAAGACAAATGGAATATTTAAGTGCAGAAATAGAGGGTAAAGCTTCTTTTCCTGTTTTGAATTTTCACAACTCTAGATTCACAGCATTTTCATATTATTACAAACAAAATGGTGAAAATCTTCTCCATCAATACATAAAATTTAATCAAAATGGAAAAATCTATCACACAAAGTCTTTTTTAAACGATTTTACTACTTTTCCGAATGAAGTTTATCTAAGTTCTTACTTTTTAGCTATCAACCATGAAATCGTATATAAAGATTTTTTGGTGGATATCATTCTGCCTTGGTACAGCCTCAATGGGGAAAAAGAAATGGAAGTTGAGGGATTGGGATTGATTCAGGCTGAAGACAATCCGATTGTGATGTTAATGAAGTTGAAATAA
- a CDS encoding transposase has product MFKKTSEKAQLSVFSNPNSFLTDRSERFYEENGAWHNLFKNQVTLRVEESLFEVLYSKETGSPNASVRIMVAMMILKEANRWSDSQLFEQCRFNLLVRRALGLVNMDDPIPSESTYYLFRKRIVDHERDGNPNLLEQTFASVTKGQAKDFHVSGRSIRMDSKLLGSNIAWLSRYELIHETVQLFCSKADFTKLETALSQSEMELVKSLLAEKGNKVVYRCSGEEVKIKLIDLGVLIFRLLDVYRELSNDYYTILSRLFEEQFDVDEHKIVIPKPKESISSDSIQSPHDTDCHYRNKDGNQVKGYSVNVTESCDKGGLNLISGVEVKKADAADNTFLEKAIIQAKELFCDQVENVHADGAYHSPSNQDFVSSKNAELILNAIQGPKGRYDLELDENGILTVKDLKTGIQQEALKMKDTQKWRVKTTEHYRYFTDKEIKACTLRKKIESIPQEVLNIRNNVEATIFQLGYHYTNDKTRYRGLIRHKMWANIRCLWVNFARIAKHVKNNADSDLLKVIFAQICFAETTTTKIKSKIFEIKTKIRTITQIYLNIKLSAFS; this is encoded by the coding sequence ATGTTCAAAAAAACTTCAGAAAAAGCTCAATTAAGCGTGTTTAGCAACCCCAATTCCTTTCTTACAGATCGTTCGGAGCGCTTCTACGAGGAGAATGGAGCTTGGCATAATTTATTTAAGAATCAGGTGACATTAAGGGTTGAGGAGTCTTTATTTGAGGTTTTGTATTCAAAGGAAACTGGAAGCCCCAATGCTTCGGTCAGAATTATGGTAGCCATGATGATCCTGAAAGAGGCCAATCGGTGGAGCGATTCTCAGCTTTTTGAACAATGTAGGTTTAATCTTTTGGTCAGAAGGGCTTTGGGCCTGGTCAATATGGATGATCCAATTCCCTCCGAATCGACCTATTACCTATTCCGAAAGCGTATAGTCGATCATGAAAGGGATGGGAATCCAAATTTGTTGGAACAGACATTTGCATCTGTCACCAAAGGACAGGCAAAAGATTTTCATGTGAGTGGCAGAAGTATACGAATGGACAGTAAACTCCTTGGAAGCAACATAGCCTGGTTGAGTCGGTATGAACTGATCCATGAAACAGTCCAGCTGTTCTGTTCCAAAGCAGACTTCACAAAACTTGAAACAGCTTTATCTCAATCTGAGATGGAGTTGGTAAAAAGTCTGCTTGCCGAAAAAGGTAATAAAGTGGTTTATCGCTGTTCAGGTGAAGAAGTCAAAATAAAGCTGATAGACTTGGGAGTATTGATTTTCAGACTTCTGGATGTCTATCGGGAATTGTCCAATGATTATTATACCATACTTTCCAGGCTTTTTGAGGAGCAGTTTGATGTGGATGAACATAAAATTGTCATACCAAAGCCAAAGGAGTCTATAAGTTCAGACTCAATCCAGTCTCCACACGACACAGACTGTCACTACAGAAACAAGGACGGCAATCAGGTAAAAGGGTATAGCGTAAACGTAACCGAGAGTTGTGACAAGGGAGGCCTGAACCTGATCAGTGGAGTTGAGGTGAAGAAAGCAGATGCTGCCGACAATACCTTTCTTGAAAAAGCTATTATTCAGGCTAAAGAATTGTTTTGTGATCAAGTAGAGAACGTCCATGCTGACGGAGCTTACCACAGCCCATCTAATCAGGATTTTGTAAGCAGCAAAAATGCAGAACTTATCCTAAATGCGATTCAGGGACCAAAAGGAAGATATGATCTGGAGTTGGATGAAAATGGGATTTTGACTGTAAAAGACCTGAAAACAGGGATTCAGCAAGAAGCTTTAAAGATGAAAGACACCCAGAAATGGAGGGTCAAAACAACAGAACACTACAGATATTTTACTGATAAGGAAATAAAAGCATGCACGTTGAGAAAGAAAATAGAAAGTATTCCTCAAGAAGTACTCAATATTCGAAACAACGTAGAAGCCACCATTTTCCAGTTAGGTTATCACTATACAAATGACAAAACAAGATATAGAGGGCTGATCAGGCATAAAATGTGGGCAAACATCCGATGTTTATGGGTCAACTTTGCCAGAATTGCAAAACATGTGAAAAACAATGCCGATAGTGACCTTTTGAAGGTGATATTTGCTCAAATTTGTTTTGCAGAGACCACCACAACAAAGATTAAATCCAAAATCTTTGAAATAAAAACAAAGATCAGGACTATAACTCAAATTTACCTAAATATTAAATTGTCAGCTTTCTCCTGA
- a CDS encoding SGNH/GDSL hydrolase family protein gives MKNIQYYLIFVALILVGCSDQEVTEVGSKPKNILVLGNSITWSPPTPEVGWNNAWGMAASEPSKDFISQLRAKLQVESPEIVLKGVNVFPFERGFDNFDFAAYDSLLDFKPDIIVIRYGENVDASTVESDNLKIASLNFMNYLFEDRPSKVIVTTTFWNNAITNEQLRRLAAEQSWELVELSDLGDYQENMAIGKFDNVGVATHPGDLGMERIANRIFSGLKKYIK, from the coding sequence ATGAAAAATATACAATATTATCTAATTTTTGTAGCATTAATTCTAGTGGGATGTTCTGATCAGGAAGTGACAGAGGTAGGATCAAAGCCTAAAAATATTCTTGTTTTAGGAAATAGTATTACCTGGAGTCCTCCTACTCCGGAAGTTGGTTGGAATAATGCGTGGGGAATGGCTGCATCGGAACCAAGTAAAGATTTTATTTCTCAGCTAAGAGCAAAATTGCAAGTCGAATCCCCTGAAATTGTTTTGAAAGGAGTAAATGTGTTTCCATTTGAGCGAGGGTTTGATAATTTCGATTTTGCGGCTTATGATTCTTTGTTAGACTTCAAGCCAGATATTATCGTAATCAGATATGGAGAAAATGTCGATGCTTCAACGGTAGAAAGCGACAATCTCAAAATTGCATCACTTAATTTTATGAATTACTTGTTTGAAGATAGACCGTCAAAAGTAATCGTAACCACCACTTTTTGGAATAATGCCATTACTAACGAGCAATTGAGAAGGCTTGCAGCGGAGCAAAGTTGGGAGTTAGTCGAACTTTCAGATTTAGGAGATTACCAAGAAAACATGGCCATAGGTAAATTTGACAATGTTGGCGTTGCTACACACCCAGGAGATTTAGGAATGGAAAGGATCGCGAATAGGATTTTTTCAGGTTTGAAGAAATACATCAAATAA
- the glyA gene encoding serine hydroxymethyltransferase — translation MKRDQAIFDLIAKEENRQKTGIELIASENFTSKQVMEAAGSVLTNKYAEGLPNKRYYGGCEVVDQIEQLAIDRAKKLFGATWANVQPHSGAQANAAVFLAVLNAGDSILGFDLAHGGHLTHGSPVNFSGKLYKPHFYGVEEETGLIDYDKVEATALEVKPKLLICGASAYSRDWDYERLRDIADQVGALLLADISHPSGLIARGLLSDPLEFCHIVTTTTHKTLRGPRGGLILMREDFDNPFGIKTPKGELRKMSALLDSGVFPGTQGGPLEHIIAAKAIAFEEALSDEYMEYILQVKKNASVMADAFVELGYKIISGGTDNHLMLIDLGNKDLTGKIAEETLGKVDITINKNMVPFDKRSPFVTSGMRVGTAAVTTRGLNESDMKRIVTLIDKALSNHEDESVLAQIKSEVNDWMVQFPLY, via the coding sequence ATGAAAAGAGATCAGGCAATCTTTGACCTAATTGCAAAAGAAGAAAACCGTCAGAAGACTGGTATTGAATTGATCGCATCTGAAAACTTCACCAGTAAGCAGGTGATGGAAGCGGCAGGAAGTGTGTTGACCAACAAATACGCGGAGGGTTTACCCAATAAGCGGTATTATGGGGGCTGTGAAGTAGTCGATCAGATCGAGCAATTAGCGATAGACCGTGCCAAAAAGCTTTTCGGAGCTACTTGGGCGAATGTTCAGCCACACTCCGGTGCACAAGCCAATGCTGCAGTTTTCCTAGCAGTTTTGAATGCAGGAGATAGTATTTTAGGTTTTGATTTGGCACATGGTGGTCACTTGACACATGGTTCGCCGGTTAATTTTTCAGGAAAATTATACAAGCCGCATTTTTATGGAGTAGAAGAAGAGACTGGCTTGATTGATTATGACAAAGTAGAAGCTACTGCGCTTGAGGTAAAACCAAAATTATTGATCTGCGGAGCTTCGGCCTACAGCAGAGATTGGGATTACGAGCGTTTGAGAGATATTGCAGACCAAGTAGGGGCTCTTCTTTTGGCAGATATTTCACACCCATCGGGATTGATTGCAAGAGGTTTGTTGAGTGATCCTTTGGAATTCTGTCATATCGTGACTACGACTACGCATAAGACATTGAGAGGTCCAAGAGGTGGTTTGATTTTGATGAGAGAAGATTTCGACAATCCATTTGGTATCAAAACACCAAAAGGCGAGTTGAGAAAAATGTCAGCTTTGCTAGACTCGGGTGTTTTCCCAGGTACGCAGGGTGGGCCCTTGGAGCATATTATTGCAGCTAAAGCGATTGCTTTCGAAGAAGCACTTTCTGACGAGTACATGGAGTATATCCTTCAGGTGAAGAAAAATGCAAGTGTAATGGCAGATGCATTTGTTGAGTTGGGATACAAGATCATTTCAGGAGGAACAGACAATCATCTGATGTTGATCGACCTTGGCAATAAAGATTTGACTGGTAAAATCGCTGAAGAGACCCTTGGAAAAGTAGACATCACGATCAATAAAAATATGGTTCCTTTCGACAAGAGATCTCCATTTGTGACCTCTGGTATGCGTGTTGGAACCGCCGCTGTCACTACAAGAGGATTGAATGAATCAGACATGAAGCGTATCGTTACTTTAATTGACAAGGCGCTAAGCAATCATGAAGATGAATCTGTCTTAGCACAAATCAAATCAGAAGTAAACGATTGGATGGTTCAGTTTCCATTATATTAA